The Chitiniphilus purpureus sequence GTGCCTGGCGCACCATCAGGAGAATTTCCTCTACACCCACTTCGAGGAAATCTGCGAGATCATGAAGGCGTACGACGTCAGTTTCAGCCTGGGCGACGGGCTGCGCCCGGGCAGCATCTGGGACGCCAACGACGATGCACAGCTGGGCGAACTGAAGACCTTGGGCGAACTCACGCAGATCGCCTGGAAGCACGACGTGCAGACCATGATCGAAGGCCCGGGCCATGTGCCGATGCAGCTGATCAAGGAGAACATGGACCTGCAGCTGCAATGGTGCGACGAAGCGCCGTTCTACACGCTGGGCCCGCTCACCACCGACATCGCCCCCGGCTACGACCACATCACCAGTGCGATCGGCGCGGCGCAGATCGGCTGGTACGGCACCGCGATGCTCTGCTACGTCACGCCCAAGGAGCACCTCGGGCTGCCCAACAAGGACGACGTCAAGGAAGGCATCATCACCTACAAGCTCGCCGCGCACGCCGCCGATCTGGCCAAGGGCCACCCCGGCGCGCAGATCCGCGACAACGCGCTCTCCAAGGCACGCTTCGAGTTCCGCTGGGAAGACCAGTTCAACCTCGGCCTCGATCCGGACCGCGCCCGCGAGTTCCACGACGAGACGCTGCCGCAGCAGGGTGCCAAGGTGGCGCATTTCTGCTCGATGTGCGGCCCGCACTTCTGTTCGATGAAGATCACCCAGGACGTACGCGAGTTTGCCGAGCAGCAGGGGATGGAAGCGAACGACGAAGCGCTGCGCAAGGGCATGCAGGCCAAGGCCATCGAGTTCGTGAAGGGTGGCGCCAAGCTGTACGACAAGCTCTGAGCGCACCGTCGCGCCTGCCGGTACAACAGCCGCATTGCCCTGGCAATGCGGCTGTTTTCACAACCACGCCCGGCACCGGCAGCGCTAACCGGCCATCCGCGAGAGCTGCTGCACCACGTCGACCACGTTGTGCGCGCCGGCCCTGATCTGGCCGATGGCCTCGCCGGCGCCGTTGGCCAGCGCCACCCCTTCCTGCGCGGCATCCAGGCTGTGCTGCATGCTGTCGATCACCCCGCGGGTGCCGGATTGGATTTCCCCGATCATGCGGGCGATCTCGCTGGTCGAGTTTGTGGTCCGCTCGGCCAGCTTGCGCACCTCGTCGGCCACCACCGCAAAACCGCGCCCCGATTCACCGGCGCGTGCCGCCTCGATTGCGGCATTGAGCGCCAGCAGGTTGGTCTGGTCGGCGATCGCCTTGATGGTGTTGACGATCGAAGTGATCTCGCCGGTCTTTTCCCCGAGCCCCTGCACCTGCTGTGACGCGTGTCCAAGCTGGTCCGACAATCCGTTCATGGTACGGACTGCCTTCAGGATGATGCCCTCGCCATCCGCCGAAAGCTTTTCGGTGTCCTGCGCGATGCGGAACGCAGTGCTTGTCCCCTGCTGCGCGGCCTGCGCCTGCAGCACCCGCTCGGTGACGTCGCTGGCGAACTTGATCACCCGTGCAAGCCGCCCCTCGTCGTCACGCACCGGATTGTAGGTGGCCTCCAGCCAGATCGTACGGCCGTCGTGCGTCACACGCTCGACCTGGCCGGCGAAGAAGTGCCCTTGCTTGAGCTGCGCCCACAGCTGCGCGTAATCAGTGCTCGCCACATACTCGGGCTTGCAGAAGCGCCGGTGGTGCGTGCCGCGGATCTCTTCGAGCCGATAGCCCATCGTCTGCAGGAACACCGGGTTGGCATCCAGCACCGTGCCATCCATGTCGAACTCGATGACCGCCATCGAGCGGTTCAGCGCTTCGAGCAGGTTGCGCGCCCGGTTGGCCTCCTGGACCCGTGCGGTCACGTCGCTGGCGATCTTGACGATGCGCTGCACATTGCCTGTGGCGTCACGCACCGGCGCGTAGGTCGCTTCCAGCCAGATCGGGCGGGCCCCCTTGGCCAGGCGCTTGAACTGCCCGTTGAACGACTCGCCCTGGCGCAGCCGTTGCCAGAAGCGCTGGTATTCGCTGCTGCCGGCGAATTCGGGCGTGCAGAGCACCCGATGCTGCGCACCCCGCAGTTCCTGGGCGGTATAGCCGGTCACCGCGCAGAACGTGTCATTGACCTCCAGGACCGTCCCGTCGGGGGAGAACTCGACCACTGCCATGGCATTGCGCAGCGCATCGAGCACGCTGCGCAGTTGGTCGCGCTCCTGCAGCACCTGGGCCAACTGTTGTTGCAGCTTGCGGGAAGAAAACATCGGGCTATGTCCGTGACGGAAACTGGAGCAGCAAGACCGGCCCGTAAGCCAGCGTATCGTGTCTGCATACTGCATCAAGGGAGCCGGGTACACCTATCAGGCTTAAACCCTAATCTATATCGCGTATGCAGCATGTCAAACCGTCGCTGCGCTTTTCTGAGTAAGATCAACCGACATGATCCGATGAGGCCCCCACCATGCCGCAAACCAAGTTCTGGCTGCCCGAGTCCGAGATTCCCACCCACTGGTACAACATGGTCGCCGACCTGCCCAATCCGCCGGCGCCGGTACTGGGGCCGGACGGACAGCCGATCGGACCGGACGCGTTGTCGGCGATCTTTCCGGATGCGGTGATCGAGCAGGAGGTGAGCCGCGAACGCTGGATTCCGATCCCGGAACCCGTGCGCGAGCTGTACCAGCTGTGGCGGCCGACCCCGCTGATCCGCGCGCACCGGCTCGAAGCGGCGCTCGGCACCCCGGCACATATCTACTACAAGTACGAAGGCGCAAGCCCGGCCGGTTCGCACAAGCTCAATTCGGCGATCGCCCAGGCTTACTACAACCGGCTCGAAGGCGTGACGCGCATGACCACCGAGACCGGCGCCGGCCAATGGGGCAGCTCGCTGGCGCTGGCCGGGCAGATGTTCGGCATCGAGGTGCGCATCTACATGGTCAAGGTCAGCTATCAGCAAAAGCCGTTCCGCCGTTCGATGATGCAGACCTGGGGCGCGACCGTGCTGGCGAGCCCGAGCATGGAGAGCACCAGCGGCCGTGCCGCGCTGGCCCAGGACGCGGACAATCCCGGCTCGCTCGGGCTGGCCATCGCCGAAGCGGTCGAGGAGGCCGCCTCGCGCAGCGACACCAACTACGGCTTGGGCTCGGTGCTCAACCATGTACTGTTGCACCAGACCGTGATCGGCCTGGAAGCCAGGAAGCAGTTCGCACTCGCCGGCGAATACCCTGATGTGATCTTCGCGCCGTGTGGCGGGGGTTCGAACTTCGGCGGCGTGGCGTTTCCGTTCCTGGCGGACAAGGCCGGTGGCAGGACCGTGCGCCTTGTCGCCGTCGAACCCGCCTCGTGCCCCAGCCTGACACGCGGCCACTATGCCTACGACTTCGGCGACACTGTGGGCCTCACCCCGCTGATGAAGCAGTACACGCTGGGTCACGATTTCATGCCGCCCTCGATCCACGCCGGTGGATTGCGCTACCACGGAGCCAGCGCGTTGGTCAGCCAGCTCTACCATGAGCGGCTGATCGAAGCCGTGGCCGTGCCGCAGCTGGCCACCTTCGAAGCCGGTGTCACCTTCGCCCGGGCCGAAGGCATCATCCCGGCGCCCGAATCGTGCCACGCGATCCGCGCCTGCATCGACGAAGCCTTGCAATGCAAGGACAGCGGCGAACCCCGCGTGCTGTTCTTCAACCTGTCCGGGCATGGCCATTTCGACATGGCAAGCTACGACAAGTACTTCAACGGTGAGCTGGAGGACTACGCGTACCCGGAAGAAGCCATCATCGCCGCGCTGGCGCGCCTGCCCAAGGTGCCGGCCTGACCGGTGGGGCCGCCGACGTCTGCAAGGATGCCGGCGACCCGGGGCGGGGCCGCACCGCCAGCGTATAGGCGCTGCAGCCGCACAACGGCCGCCCGGTCAGCCAGCGGTGCGCCATCCCGTGCAGCGCCGCCTTTGCCCCGCACGCCGGCATCGCGTCGAACTCAGCGCGCAGGTACCAGCCGGGATGGCAGCGCGATGGCGCATCGGCATCCTCAAGCGCCCAGCGCAACGGCGGCGCCTGTGGCGGACACCGGCAGCCGCATGAAGGCCGGCGGCCCCGATACGCCATCCAGGGCGAGACCCAGTCGAACAGCAGCAGCACCGCGGCGGCTGGTTCGAAATGGCGTGCCAGCCGATGCAGCAGCGCCGCCACCGCGGTGGGATCGAGCGCCATCAACACCCCTTCCGCCCGCAGCACCACCGCCCGGCCCGCGGGGTCGGGCAATTGCCCGAACCAGTGCGGCCGGGCAAGGTCGGCGGCAAGCAGGCGCTGCCGTGCGCTTTCACCGGCCAGTGCGCGCTTGAGCGCCACCACCGGTGGCAGGTCCACATCGATCCACAGGTGATCGTCCGGCAACACCCTGGACAGACGCTGGTAGGCGGTATCGAGCCCCGCACCCAGGTTGAGCACCAGTACGCGCCGGTGCTGCGCGGCAAAGTCGGCGGCCTGCCGGTCCAGCCATTGCGCCCGCACGCAGCAACCGCGCAGCAGCGCCGGGTCGGCCCGCAAGCGGGCCAGCTCGGCCGGGAAGCGTGCCGCCAGCCGTTCGGCGGCCGGATCGCGAAAACC is a genomic window containing:
- a CDS encoding methyl-accepting chemotaxis protein — protein: MFSSRKLQQQLAQVLQERDQLRSVLDALRNAMAVVEFSPDGTVLEVNDTFCAVTGYTAQELRGAQHRVLCTPEFAGSSEYQRFWQRLRQGESFNGQFKRLAKGARPIWLEATYAPVRDATGNVQRIVKIASDVTARVQEANRARNLLEALNRSMAVIEFDMDGTVLDANPVFLQTMGYRLEEIRGTHHRRFCKPEYVASTDYAQLWAQLKQGHFFAGQVERVTHDGRTIWLEATYNPVRDDEGRLARVIKFASDVTERVLQAQAAQQGTSTAFRIAQDTEKLSADGEGIILKAVRTMNGLSDQLGHASQQVQGLGEKTGEITSIVNTIKAIADQTNLLALNAAIEAARAGESGRGFAVVADEVRKLAERTTNSTSEIARMIGEIQSGTRGVIDSMQHSLDAAQEGVALANGAGEAIGQIRAGAHNVVDVVQQLSRMAG
- a CDS encoding TrpB-like pyridoxal phosphate-dependent enzyme encodes the protein MPQTKFWLPESEIPTHWYNMVADLPNPPAPVLGPDGQPIGPDALSAIFPDAVIEQEVSRERWIPIPEPVRELYQLWRPTPLIRAHRLEAALGTPAHIYYKYEGASPAGSHKLNSAIAQAYYNRLEGVTRMTTETGAGQWGSSLALAGQMFGIEVRIYMVKVSYQQKPFRRSMMQTWGATVLASPSMESTSGRAALAQDADNPGSLGLAIAEAVEEAASRSDTNYGLGSVLNHVLLHQTVIGLEARKQFALAGEYPDVIFAPCGGGSNFGGVAFPFLADKAGGRTVRLVAVEPASCPSLTRGHYAYDFGDTVGLTPLMKQYTLGHDFMPPSIHAGGLRYHGASALVSQLYHERLIEAVAVPQLATFEAGVTFARAEGIIPAPESCHAIRACIDEALQCKDSGEPRVLFFNLSGHGHFDMASYDKYFNGELEDYAYPEEAIIAALARLPKVPA
- a CDS encoding class I SAM-dependent methyltransferase; the encoded protein is MPAAAPAAMSDALLLPLAARAGAARWCPGLGFRDPAAERLAARFPAELARLRADPALLRGCCVRAQWLDRQAADFAAQHRRVLVLNLGAGLDTAYQRLSRVLPDDHLWIDVDLPPVVALKRALAGESARQRLLAADLARPHWFGQLPDPAGRAVVLRAEGVLMALDPTAVAALLHRLARHFEPAAAVLLLFDWVSPWMAYRGRRPSCGCRCPPQAPPLRWALEDADAPSRCHPGWYLRAEFDAMPACGAKAALHGMAHRWLTGRPLCGCSAYTLAVRPRPGSPASLQTSAAPPVRPAPWAGAPARR